Proteins encoded by one window of Halobacteriovorax sp. GB3:
- a CDS encoding aminotransferase class III-fold pyridoxal phosphate-dependent enzyme: MKSINQSDVNHANEKLSKLYENDKVAKEKKTYIADLRNSKGPYFGVESNEGTPHYFMDSASQIATLGLGFNPQSFFGPAHFEQTWTNQCSSKGFEELVQSLHGLFKRELNWQTIHTSFCNSGAEANETALGLAYKNRKNESAKKVLCFEGSFHGRMMVSLMSTWNKTKRAPFEWPGYESVYMPFPEDKSGQTLIKADQSWLKSWEMSASKNFKTPENTNSDPLLESEIQSLLKIRDALKERNIFAILIEPMQCEGGDRYATNRFFQALALIAKSFQVSLIFDEVQTGFHLGRKFFWHTEFELQDSKGQELFPDYVVLAKKAQSGIVLSPIDKRNNEEIAVSSIARGHAHALMISQNDQRILELENLTDALLLNFKNKYSDFVENPRVHGLAFAIDLKNQEHVGQFIQKRFDHAQLFYPAGSNTLRFRLNTSFRKEDLDFLFACLENIAESVFHQKELAPVEIPTFTSRANDLYFWQELFLEARLAPNNKENTLRTAKEWIEQKTESVLVKINRANFLEFKEKIIDLEKTVYEPARQTEIEKFEATANHENSQCYALMKNDKLQAITFAGPLSLYPYERGVRRDPSFANENTLYMLDTTTAPNSQGLGIGRDLKSFLVLNSIFNGIESINGRNRDHLAKGMLSINLSLGAKVIDYINEDYPDDEEYRDVFYYKGTASWKEQPIELSNGVQSRLTLSQLSTDFCKNQLPYLVNKVCLSNFISSRFIQDVKDLTESFPKELQHVYTASGQSECVDKLSRSLWFNQKENEKSNKLLTFKGHYFGKGSFLSRSLSESDEFFDTTKLTCPTTSETASLKELESILKKERFMGLWLEPIQQRNGKKISRETLEKIITLCNKYKTPVIFNETASSMYRYSKEQFLCANQLKLQPDALMCYLSGQAAICAMKKDYFIDAPLMVISTWDGDEFSFNNYLFEKQLIENNKRDYDNTLAEFDQAIKTIAGDHSINEFHIENGVGLINGPLSYVYSKYFKQDRSGQFLVLASYGQMKRFLSKYNRGDI, encoded by the coding sequence ATGAAATCAATTAATCAAAGTGACGTAAACCACGCCAATGAGAAACTATCAAAGCTTTATGAAAATGATAAAGTAGCAAAAGAGAAGAAAACTTATATTGCAGACTTGAGAAATTCTAAAGGTCCTTACTTTGGTGTTGAATCAAACGAAGGTACTCCACACTACTTCATGGATTCTGCGTCTCAAATTGCGACACTTGGGCTTGGTTTTAATCCTCAAAGCTTCTTTGGCCCAGCTCACTTTGAACAAACATGGACAAACCAATGTTCATCAAAAGGATTTGAAGAACTAGTACAATCACTTCATGGCCTATTTAAAAGAGAACTTAACTGGCAAACGATCCATACAAGTTTTTGTAATTCCGGAGCTGAAGCGAATGAAACAGCACTAGGACTTGCTTACAAAAACCGGAAAAATGAATCTGCCAAAAAAGTTCTTTGCTTTGAAGGATCTTTTCATGGCCGAATGATGGTTTCACTAATGAGTACTTGGAATAAAACAAAACGTGCTCCATTTGAGTGGCCAGGTTATGAATCTGTCTACATGCCATTTCCTGAAGATAAAAGTGGTCAAACACTTATTAAAGCTGATCAATCGTGGCTAAAATCATGGGAAATGTCTGCATCGAAAAACTTTAAAACACCTGAAAATACGAATAGTGACCCCCTTTTAGAAAGCGAAATTCAGTCTCTTTTAAAAATTCGTGATGCACTTAAAGAAAGAAATATTTTCGCGATCTTAATCGAGCCAATGCAATGTGAAGGGGGAGATCGCTATGCTACAAATCGCTTTTTTCAAGCGCTTGCCCTCATTGCGAAATCATTTCAAGTCTCATTAATCTTTGACGAAGTTCAAACAGGTTTCCATTTAGGTCGCAAGTTTTTCTGGCACACTGAATTTGAACTCCAAGATTCAAAGGGTCAGGAGCTCTTTCCTGATTACGTCGTCTTGGCAAAAAAAGCTCAATCGGGAATAGTCCTCTCTCCTATTGATAAAAGAAATAATGAGGAAATTGCTGTATCAAGTATAGCAAGAGGTCATGCTCACGCGCTTATGATCTCTCAAAACGATCAAAGAATATTAGAATTAGAGAATCTTACAGATGCCCTTCTGTTAAATTTTAAAAATAAATACTCTGACTTTGTAGAAAACCCAAGAGTTCATGGACTCGCCTTTGCCATTGATCTAAAAAACCAAGAACACGTAGGACAATTTATACAAAAGCGCTTTGATCATGCTCAACTATTCTACCCAGCAGGATCAAACACATTAAGGTTTCGCTTAAATACTTCTTTTAGAAAAGAAGACTTAGACTTTCTTTTTGCCTGTTTGGAAAATATTGCTGAATCCGTTTTTCATCAAAAAGAGCTGGCACCTGTAGAAATTCCAACTTTTACAAGCAGAGCAAATGATCTCTATTTTTGGCAAGAGCTATTTCTAGAAGCAAGACTAGCTCCAAACAATAAAGAGAATACGCTAAGGACAGCAAAAGAGTGGATTGAACAAAAAACAGAATCAGTGCTCGTTAAGATAAATAGAGCGAACTTCCTTGAGTTTAAGGAAAAAATAATTGATCTTGAAAAAACAGTTTATGAACCTGCAAGGCAAACAGAAATTGAAAAATTTGAAGCAACAGCAAATCATGAAAACTCTCAATGCTACGCTTTAATGAAAAATGACAAACTTCAGGCCATTACTTTTGCTGGACCACTTTCTTTATACCCTTATGAAAGAGGAGTTAGAAGAGATCCATCATTTGCAAATGAAAATACTCTCTATATGCTCGATACAACGACAGCTCCGAATTCCCAAGGACTAGGAATTGGGAGAGACTTAAAATCATTTCTTGTTTTAAACAGCATTTTCAACGGTATTGAATCAATCAATGGAAGAAACCGCGATCACTTAGCAAAGGGAATGCTAAGTATTAATTTATCTCTTGGTGCAAAAGTTATTGATTACATCAATGAAGATTATCCTGATGATGAAGAATATAGAGATGTTTTCTATTATAAAGGAACAGCGAGTTGGAAAGAACAGCCTATAGAGCTTTCTAACGGTGTTCAATCACGCCTAACACTTTCTCAACTAAGCACAGACTTTTGTAAAAACCAACTTCCTTACCTAGTTAACAAAGTATGTCTTTCAAACTTTATTAGCTCTCGCTTTATTCAAGACGTTAAAGATCTTACAGAATCATTTCCAAAAGAACTTCAACACGTCTATACGGCCAGTGGTCAAAGTGAATGCGTTGATAAACTTTCTCGTTCTCTTTGGTTCAATCAAAAAGAAAATGAAAAATCAAACAAGCTACTGACGTTCAAAGGCCACTACTTTGGAAAAGGAAGTTTCCTATCGAGAAGTTTAAGCGAAAGTGATGAGTTTTTCGATACAACAAAACTGACTTGCCCAACGACCAGTGAAACGGCGTCTCTAAAAGAGTTGGAGTCTATCCTTAAAAAAGAACGATTCATGGGCCTTTGGCTTGAGCCAATTCAACAGAGAAATGGAAAGAAAATTTCTCGTGAAACACTAGAGAAAATCATCACTCTTTGTAATAAGTATAAAACTCCAGTTATCTTCAATGAGACAGCGAGTTCGATGTATCGTTATAGCAAAGAACAATTTCTCTGTGCAAATCAACTGAAACTCCAACCAGATGCGCTCATGTGCTATCTCTCAGGCCAAGCAGCTATTTGTGCAATGAAAAAAGATTATTTTATCGATGCCCCACTCATGGTCATTAGTACATGGGATGGTGATGAATTTAGTTTTAACAATTATCTTTTTGAAAAACAACTCATTGAAAATAACAAAAGAGATTATGACAACACACTTGCAGAATTTGATCAGGCCATCAAAACTATTGCTGGCGATCATTCAATTAATGAATTTCATATAGAAAACGGAGTTGGACTCATCAATGGACCGCTCAGTTACGTTTATTCAAAATATTTTAAACAAGATAGAAGTGGTCAATTCTTAGTCCTTGCAAGTTACGGTCAAATGAAGAGATTTCTCTCTAAATACAACAGAGGTGATATCTAA
- a CDS encoding C45 family autoproteolytic acyltransferase/hydolase, with protein sequence MTDQALPFIQYEAGKSHREWGLSHGESFREGIRELSSIRRELMLKKNPSLLYSLDKLAHDQFEISKSFAPHLAEELEAIASGASISLTDVVILNNYTDFRDIEMPDEGCSTVHIQSSDHVVSGQTWDMHSSAKDYISVIEVPESKHGPKSYLFSLVGCLGMMGINESGLFIGVNNINTKNAKAGLIWPLLVRHTLEQKAFEQMKNKLTGAPVTSGHNYLISDSKQSEHWEISPSAKELLFHTDEFNHGKTFHTNHCLGKFVKEFEQETAKSSTTYDRYDLLSKKINQTKNFNDLIELFRDHEGYPKAICSHFESGAQDPSMTCGGAAYDHRSKSAYFWRGCKEFDSNYKDLMLQF encoded by the coding sequence ATGACTGATCAGGCCTTACCTTTTATTCAATATGAAGCAGGAAAATCTCACCGTGAATGGGGCCTCTCTCACGGTGAATCTTTTAGAGAGGGAATTAGGGAACTCTCGTCGATTAGACGTGAACTTATGCTTAAAAAGAACCCTTCACTTCTTTACTCTCTCGATAAACTTGCTCACGATCAATTTGAAATATCAAAATCATTTGCTCCTCATCTGGCCGAAGAGCTCGAGGCCATAGCAAGTGGTGCCAGTATCTCTTTAACTGATGTCGTTATTTTGAATAACTATACAGACTTTAGAGATATAGAAATGCCAGACGAAGGTTGTTCGACTGTTCATATCCAATCAAGTGATCATGTAGTTAGTGGTCAAACTTGGGATATGCACTCGAGTGCAAAAGACTATATATCGGTCATTGAAGTACCAGAGAGTAAGCATGGACCAAAGTCCTATCTCTTCTCTCTTGTTGGTTGTCTCGGCATGATGGGAATCAATGAATCAGGTCTTTTCATTGGTGTTAATAATATTAATACAAAGAATGCAAAGGCCGGCCTTATTTGGCCATTACTTGTTCGCCACACGCTTGAACAAAAGGCTTTTGAGCAAATGAAAAACAAGCTAACGGGAGCTCCTGTTACAAGCGGACATAATTATCTTATTAGCGATAGCAAGCAAAGTGAACACTGGGAAATCTCTCCGAGTGCAAAAGAGCTTCTCTTTCACACAGATGAATTCAATCACGGTAAAACATTTCACACAAATCACTGCCTTGGTAAATTTGTAAAAGAGTTTGAGCAAGAAACAGCAAAGAGTTCAACAACCTATGATCGCTATGACCTACTCTCTAAGAAAATAAACCAAACAAAGAATTTTAATGATTTAATCGAACTCTTTAGAGACCATGAGGGATATCCTAAGGCAATCTGCTCGCATTTTGAGAGTGGAGCACAAGACCCATCTATGACGTGCGGTGGTGCAGCCTATGATCACCGTAGTAAAAGTGCTTACTTTTGGCGTGGTTGTAAAGAATTTGATTCCAATTATAAGGATTTAATGCTTCAATTTTAA